A genomic region of Pseudorca crassidens isolate mPseCra1 chromosome 10, mPseCra1.hap1, whole genome shotgun sequence contains the following coding sequences:
- the CAND2 gene encoding cullin-associated NEDD8-dissociated protein 2 isoform X2, with protein sequence MSTAAFHISSLLEKMTSSDKDFRFMATSDLMSELQKDSIQLDEDSERKVVKMLLRLLEDKNGEVQNLAVKCLGPLVGKVKEYQVETIVDALCANMRSDKEQLRDVAGIGLKTVLSELPPAATGSGLATSVCRKITGQLTSAIAQQEDVAVQLEALDILSDMLSRLGAPLGAFHASLLHCLLPQLSSPRLAVRKRAVGALGHLAAACSTDLFVELADHLLDRLPGPRAPASPAAIRTLIQCLGSVGRQAGHRLGTHLDRLVPLVEEFCNLDDDELRESCLQAFEAFLRKCPKEMGPHVPSVTSLCLQYIKHDPNYNYDSDGEEEQMETEDSEFSEQESEDEYSDDDDMSWKVRRAAAKCLAALISSRPDLLTNFHCTLAPVLIRRFREREENVKADVFGAYIVLLRQTRPPKGWLEEEPTQSGSNLQMLRGQVPLVIKALQRQLKDRSVRARQGCFSLLTELAGVLPGSLAEHMPVLVAGIVFSLADRSSSSTIRMDALAFLQGLLGTEPAEAFHPQLPALLPPVMACVADPFYKIAAEALLVLQELVRALWPLDGPRLLDPEPYVGEMSAATLARLRATDLDQEVKERAISCMGHLVGHLGDRLGENLEPSLLLLLDRLRNEITRLSAVKALTLVAVSPLRIDLQPILAEALPILASFLRKNQRALRLATLAALAALAQSQGLGLPPSAVRAVLAELPSLVSENDMHVAQLAVDFLATVTRAQPDSLAEVSGPVLAELLRLLRSPLLPAGVLAAAEGFLQALVGTRPPCVDYAELIGLLTAPVYEQVADGGPGLHKQVFHSLARCVAALAVACPQEVAGTVNRLVSDARSPSSSPGVKVLAFLSLAEVGQVAGPGPQQELKAVLLEALGSPSEDVRAAASYALGRVGAGNLPDFLPFLLGQMEAEPRRRYLLLHSLREALGAAQPDSLKPYAEDIWALLFQRCEGAEEGTRGVVAECLGKLVLVNPPFLLPRLRKQLAAGQPHTRCTVITALKFLISDQPHPIDPILKTFVGEFMESLQDPDLNVRRATLAFFNSAVHNKPSLVRDLLDDILPLLYQETKIRRDLIREPPARCHPSLLQVEMGPFKHTVDDGLDVRKAAFECMYSLLESCLGQLDICEFLNHVEDGLKDHYDIRGLLLSVLGHFTKNCLLPPGQMLTFIMLARLATLCPVPVLQRVDRLIEPLRATCTAKVKAGSVKQEFEKQDELKRSAMRAVAALLTIPEVGKSPIMADFSSQIRSNPELATLFESIQKDSASAPSTDSMELS encoded by the exons ATGAGCACCGCCGCCTTCCACATCTCCAGCCTCTTGGAGAAGATGACGTCCAGCGACAAGGACTTCAG GTTCATGGCTACCAGTGACCTGATGTCAGAGCTGCAGAAGGACTCCATCCAGCTGGATGAGGACAGCGAACGCAAGGTGGTAAAGATGCTTCTCAGGCTTCTGGAGGACAAGAACGGGGAGGTGCAGAACCTGGCGGTCAAGTG cctgggtcctctggtgggcAAAGTGAAGGAGTACCAGGTGGAGACCATCGTGGATGCCCTCTGTGCCAACATGCGGTCAGACAAGGAGCAGCTCCGAGACGTCGCTGGCATCGGCCTCAAGACCGTCCTGTCGGAGCTCCCCCCTGCAGCCACAG GCTCTGGCCTGGCCACCAGTGTGTGCCGGAAGATCACAGGCCAGCTCACCAGTGCCATCGCCCAGCAGGAGGACGTGGCTGTGCAGCTGGAAGCCCTGGACATCCTCTCTGACATGCTGAGCAG GCTGGGCGCCCCGCTGGGCGCCTTCCACGCCAGCCTCCTGCACTGTCTGCTGCCGCAGCTGAGCAGTCCGCGCCTGGCCGTGCGCAAGCGGGCCGTTGGGGCGCTCGGCCATCTGGCGGCCGCCTGCAGCACCGACCTCTTCGTCGAGCTTGCTGACCACCTGCTGGACCGGCTGCCTGGCCCACGCGCGCCCGCGAGCCCCGCGGCGATCCGCACCCTGATCCAGTGCCTGGGCAGCGTTGGCCGCCAGGCAGGCCACCGCCTCG GGACCCATCTGGACCGACTGGTGCCCCTGGTGGAGGAGTTCTGCAACCTGGATGATGATGAGCTTCGGGAGTCCTGCCTCCAGGCATTCGAGGCCTTCCTGAGGAA GTGCCCCAAGGAGATGGGCCCCCACGTGCCCAGCGTGACCAGCCTCTGTCTCCAGTACATAAAGCACGACCCCAACTATAACTATGACAGTGACGGGGAAGAGGAGCAGATGGAGACAGAGGACAGTGAGTTCAGTGAGCAGG AGAGCGAGGACGAGTACAGCGACGATGATGACATGAGCTGGAAGGTGCGCCGGGCAGCGGCCAAGTGCTTGGCGGCTCTGATCAGCTCTCGGCCCGACCTCCTGACCAACTTCCACTGCACCCTGGCGCCCGTGCTCATCCGCCGCTTCAGGGAACGCGAGGAGAACGTCAAGGCCGACGTGTTCGGAGCTTACATCGTGCTGCTGCGGCAGACGCGGCCCCCGAAGGGATGGCTGGAGGAGGAGCCCACCCAGTCGGGCAGCAACCTCCAGATGCTGCGAGGACAG GTGCCTCTTGTGATTAAGGCCCTGCAGAGGCAGCTTAAAGATCGGAGTGTCAGGGCCCGCCAGGGTTGCTTCAGCCTCCTCACCGAGCTGGCAGGCGTCCTCCCGGGCAGCCTGGCAGAGCACATGCCCGTGCTGGTAGCAG gcatCGTCTTCTCGCTGGCGGACCGCTCCAGCTCCTCCACCATCCGGATGGATGCCCTGGCTTTCCTGCAGGGGCTGCTGGGCACAGAGCCGGCTGAGGCCTTCCACCCCCAGCTGCCCGCTCTCCTGCCACCTGTGATGGCCTGCGTGGCTGACCCTTTCTACAAGATCGCAGCCGAGGCCCTGCTGGTGCTCCAGGAGCTGGTGAGGGCCCTGTGGCCGCTGGACGGGCCTCGGCTGCTGGACCCCGAGCCCTACGTTGGAGAGATGTCCGCGGCCACCCTGGCACGGCTTCGTGCCACTGACCTGGACCAGGAGGTGAAGGAGCGGGCCATCTCCTGCATGGGCCACCTCGTGGGCCACCTGGGTGACCGGCTTGGGGAGAACCTGGAGCCGTCACTCTTGCTTCTCCTGGACCGCCTGCGGAATGAGATCACCCGGCTTTCTGCCGTCAAGGCGCTGACACTGGTGGCCGTGTCGCCACTGCGGATCGACCTGCAGCCCATACTAGCTGAGGCGCTGCCCATTCTGGCCTCGTTCCTGCGGAAGAACCAGCGGGCGCTGCGGCTGGCCACACTGGCCGCCCTGGCTGCCCTGGCCCAGAGTCAGGGCCTCGGCCTCCCGCCATCCGCCGTGCGAGCCGTGCTGGCCGAGCTGCCCTCCCTTGTCAGTGAGAACGACATGCACGTGGCCCAGCTGGCTGTGGACTTCCTCGCCACCGTGACCCGCGCCCAGCCAGACTCGTTGGCCGAGGTCAGCGGCCCTGTGCTGGCAGAGCTGCTGCGTTTGCTGCGCTCGCCCCTCCTGCCAGCCGGTGTGCTAGCGGCCGCTGAAGGCTTCCTACAGGCCCTGGTGGGGACCCGGCCGCCGTGCGTGGACTACGCCGAGCTCATCGGCCTGCTCACGGCGCCCGTTTACGAGCAGGTGGCGGACGGCGGGCCCGGCCTGCACAAGCAGGTGTTCCACTCGCTGGCTCGGTGCGTGGCGGCCCTCGCGGTGGCCTGTCCCCAGGAGGTGGCGGGCACAGTCAACCGCCTGGTCTCTGATGCCAGGTCGCCCAGCTCGAGCCCAGGGGTCAAGGTCCTGGCGTTCCTGTCGCTGGCCGAGGTGGGCCAGGTGGCCGGGCCGGGCCCCCAGCAGGAGCTGAAGGCGGTGCTCCTGGAAGCCTTGGGCTCGCCCAGCGAGGACGTGAGGGCGGCTGCCTCCTACGCGCTGGGCCGCGTGGGCGCGGGGAACCTGCCTGACTTCCTGCCCTTCCTGCTGGGGCAGATGGAGGCCGAGCCCCGGCGGCGGTACCTGCTGCTACACTCGCTCCGGGAGGCCCTGGGGGCCGCCCAGCCTGACAGCCTGAAGCCCTACGCCGAGGACATCTGGGCCCTGCTGTTCCAGCGCTGCGAGGGCGCCGAGGAGGGCACCCGGGGGGTGGTGGCCGAGTGCCTCGGGAAGCTGGTCCTTGTGAaccctcctttcctcctgccGCGGCTCCGGAAGCAACTTGCTGCAG GTCAGCCACACACCCGCTGCACTGTCATCACAGCCCTCAAGTTCCTCATCTCGGACCAGCCGCACCCCATCGACCCCATCCTGAAGACCTTCGTTG GAGAGTTCATGGAGAGCCTGCAGGACCCAGACCTGAATGTGCGCCGGGCCACCCTGGCTTTCTTCAACTCCGCCGTGCACAACAAGCCCTCACTGGTCCGCGACCTGCTGGACGACATCCTGCCCCTCCTCTACCAGGAGACGAAGATCCGCCGGGACCTCATCCGAGAG CCCCCAGCCCGCTgtcatccctccctcctgcagGTGGAGATGGGGCCCTTTAAGCACACGGTGGACGATGGGCTGGATGTGCGGAAGGCAGCCTTCGAGTGCATGTACTCGCTGCTCGAGAGCTGCCTGGGCCAGCTGGACATCTGCGAGTTCCTGAACCACGTGGAGGACGGCCTGAAGGACCACTACGACATCCGG GGCCTGCTCCTTTCTGTCCTGGGCCATTTCACCAAGAACTGTCTCCTTCCTCCTGGGCAGATGCTGACCTTCATCATGCTCGCCCGACTAGCTACCCTGTGTCCTGTGCCTGTCCTGCAGAGGGTGGACCGGCTCATCGAGCCCCTCAGGGCCACCTGTACCGCTAAG GTCAAAGCTGGTTCTGTGAAACAGGAGTTTGAGAAGCAAGATGAACTGAAGCGCTCCGCGATGAGGGCAGTGGCCGCCCTGCTGACCATCCCAGAAGTGGGGAAGAGCCCCATCATGGCTGACTTCTCGTCCCAAATTCGATCCAACCCCGAGCTGGCCACCCTCTTTGAAAGCATCCAGAAGGATTCTGCTTCAGCCCCCAGCACAGACTCCATGGAGCTCAGCTag
- the CAND2 gene encoding cullin-associated NEDD8-dissociated protein 2 isoform X5: MSTAAFHISSLLEKMTSSDKDFRFMATSDLMSELQKDSIQLDEDSERKVVKMLLRLLEDKNGEVQNLAVKCLGPLVGKVKEYQVETIVDALCANMRSDKEQLRDVAGIGLKTVLSELPPAATGSGLATSVCRKITGQLTSAIAQQEDVAVQLEALDILSDMLSRLGAPLGAFHASLLHCLLPQLSSPRLAVRKRAVGALGHLAAACSTDLFVELADHLLDRLPGPRAPASPAAIRTLIQCLGSVGRQAGHRLGTHLDRLVPLVEEFCNLDDDELRESCLQAFEAFLRKCPKEMGPHVPSVTSLCLQYIKHDPNYNYDSDGEEEQMETEDSEFSEQESEDEYSDDDDMSWKVRRAAAKCLAALISSRPDLLTNFHCTLAPVLIRRFREREENVKADVFGAYIVLLRQTRPPKGWLEEEPTQSGSNLQMLRGQVPLVIKALQRQLKDRSVRARQGCFSLLTELAGVLPGSLAEHMPVLVAGIVFSLADRSSSSTIRMDALAFLQGLLGTEPAEAFHPQLPALLPPVMACVADPFYKIAAEALLVLQELVRALWPLDGPRLLDPEPYVGEMSAATLARLRATDLDQEVKERAISCMGHLVGHLGDRLGENLEPSLLLLLDRLRNEITRLSAVKALTLVAVSPLRIDLQPILAEALPILASFLRKNQRALRLATLAALAALAQSQGLGLPPSAVRAVLAELPSLVSENDMHVAQLAVDFLATVTRAQPDSLAEVSGPVLAELLRLLRSPLLPAGVLAAAEGFLQALVGTRPPCVDYAELIGLLTAPVYEQVADGGPGLHKQVFHSLARCVAALAVACPQEVAGTVNRLVSDARSPSSSPGVKVLAFLSLAEVGQVAGPGPQQELKAVLLEALGSPSEDVRAAASYALGRVGAGNLPDFLPFLLGQMEAEPRRRYLLLHSLREALGAAQPDSLKPYAEDIWALLFQRCEGAEEGTRGVVAECLGKLVLVNPPFLLPRLRKQLAAGQPHTRCTVITALKFLISDQPHPIDPILKTFVGEFMESLQDPDLNVRRATLAFFNSAVHNKPSLVRDLLDDILPLLYQETKIRRDLIREVEMGPFKHTVDDGLDVRKAAFECMYSLLESCLGQLDICEFLNHVEDGLKDHYDIRMLTFIMLARLATLCPVPVLQRVDRLIEPLRATCTAKVKAGSVKQEFEKQDELKRSAMRAVAALLTIPEVGKSPIMADFSSQIRSNPELATLFESIQKDSASAPSTDSMELS; the protein is encoded by the exons ATGAGCACCGCCGCCTTCCACATCTCCAGCCTCTTGGAGAAGATGACGTCCAGCGACAAGGACTTCAG GTTCATGGCTACCAGTGACCTGATGTCAGAGCTGCAGAAGGACTCCATCCAGCTGGATGAGGACAGCGAACGCAAGGTGGTAAAGATGCTTCTCAGGCTTCTGGAGGACAAGAACGGGGAGGTGCAGAACCTGGCGGTCAAGTG cctgggtcctctggtgggcAAAGTGAAGGAGTACCAGGTGGAGACCATCGTGGATGCCCTCTGTGCCAACATGCGGTCAGACAAGGAGCAGCTCCGAGACGTCGCTGGCATCGGCCTCAAGACCGTCCTGTCGGAGCTCCCCCCTGCAGCCACAG GCTCTGGCCTGGCCACCAGTGTGTGCCGGAAGATCACAGGCCAGCTCACCAGTGCCATCGCCCAGCAGGAGGACGTGGCTGTGCAGCTGGAAGCCCTGGACATCCTCTCTGACATGCTGAGCAG GCTGGGCGCCCCGCTGGGCGCCTTCCACGCCAGCCTCCTGCACTGTCTGCTGCCGCAGCTGAGCAGTCCGCGCCTGGCCGTGCGCAAGCGGGCCGTTGGGGCGCTCGGCCATCTGGCGGCCGCCTGCAGCACCGACCTCTTCGTCGAGCTTGCTGACCACCTGCTGGACCGGCTGCCTGGCCCACGCGCGCCCGCGAGCCCCGCGGCGATCCGCACCCTGATCCAGTGCCTGGGCAGCGTTGGCCGCCAGGCAGGCCACCGCCTCG GGACCCATCTGGACCGACTGGTGCCCCTGGTGGAGGAGTTCTGCAACCTGGATGATGATGAGCTTCGGGAGTCCTGCCTCCAGGCATTCGAGGCCTTCCTGAGGAA GTGCCCCAAGGAGATGGGCCCCCACGTGCCCAGCGTGACCAGCCTCTGTCTCCAGTACATAAAGCACGACCCCAACTATAACTATGACAGTGACGGGGAAGAGGAGCAGATGGAGACAGAGGACAGTGAGTTCAGTGAGCAGG AGAGCGAGGACGAGTACAGCGACGATGATGACATGAGCTGGAAGGTGCGCCGGGCAGCGGCCAAGTGCTTGGCGGCTCTGATCAGCTCTCGGCCCGACCTCCTGACCAACTTCCACTGCACCCTGGCGCCCGTGCTCATCCGCCGCTTCAGGGAACGCGAGGAGAACGTCAAGGCCGACGTGTTCGGAGCTTACATCGTGCTGCTGCGGCAGACGCGGCCCCCGAAGGGATGGCTGGAGGAGGAGCCCACCCAGTCGGGCAGCAACCTCCAGATGCTGCGAGGACAG GTGCCTCTTGTGATTAAGGCCCTGCAGAGGCAGCTTAAAGATCGGAGTGTCAGGGCCCGCCAGGGTTGCTTCAGCCTCCTCACCGAGCTGGCAGGCGTCCTCCCGGGCAGCCTGGCAGAGCACATGCCCGTGCTGGTAGCAG gcatCGTCTTCTCGCTGGCGGACCGCTCCAGCTCCTCCACCATCCGGATGGATGCCCTGGCTTTCCTGCAGGGGCTGCTGGGCACAGAGCCGGCTGAGGCCTTCCACCCCCAGCTGCCCGCTCTCCTGCCACCTGTGATGGCCTGCGTGGCTGACCCTTTCTACAAGATCGCAGCCGAGGCCCTGCTGGTGCTCCAGGAGCTGGTGAGGGCCCTGTGGCCGCTGGACGGGCCTCGGCTGCTGGACCCCGAGCCCTACGTTGGAGAGATGTCCGCGGCCACCCTGGCACGGCTTCGTGCCACTGACCTGGACCAGGAGGTGAAGGAGCGGGCCATCTCCTGCATGGGCCACCTCGTGGGCCACCTGGGTGACCGGCTTGGGGAGAACCTGGAGCCGTCACTCTTGCTTCTCCTGGACCGCCTGCGGAATGAGATCACCCGGCTTTCTGCCGTCAAGGCGCTGACACTGGTGGCCGTGTCGCCACTGCGGATCGACCTGCAGCCCATACTAGCTGAGGCGCTGCCCATTCTGGCCTCGTTCCTGCGGAAGAACCAGCGGGCGCTGCGGCTGGCCACACTGGCCGCCCTGGCTGCCCTGGCCCAGAGTCAGGGCCTCGGCCTCCCGCCATCCGCCGTGCGAGCCGTGCTGGCCGAGCTGCCCTCCCTTGTCAGTGAGAACGACATGCACGTGGCCCAGCTGGCTGTGGACTTCCTCGCCACCGTGACCCGCGCCCAGCCAGACTCGTTGGCCGAGGTCAGCGGCCCTGTGCTGGCAGAGCTGCTGCGTTTGCTGCGCTCGCCCCTCCTGCCAGCCGGTGTGCTAGCGGCCGCTGAAGGCTTCCTACAGGCCCTGGTGGGGACCCGGCCGCCGTGCGTGGACTACGCCGAGCTCATCGGCCTGCTCACGGCGCCCGTTTACGAGCAGGTGGCGGACGGCGGGCCCGGCCTGCACAAGCAGGTGTTCCACTCGCTGGCTCGGTGCGTGGCGGCCCTCGCGGTGGCCTGTCCCCAGGAGGTGGCGGGCACAGTCAACCGCCTGGTCTCTGATGCCAGGTCGCCCAGCTCGAGCCCAGGGGTCAAGGTCCTGGCGTTCCTGTCGCTGGCCGAGGTGGGCCAGGTGGCCGGGCCGGGCCCCCAGCAGGAGCTGAAGGCGGTGCTCCTGGAAGCCTTGGGCTCGCCCAGCGAGGACGTGAGGGCGGCTGCCTCCTACGCGCTGGGCCGCGTGGGCGCGGGGAACCTGCCTGACTTCCTGCCCTTCCTGCTGGGGCAGATGGAGGCCGAGCCCCGGCGGCGGTACCTGCTGCTACACTCGCTCCGGGAGGCCCTGGGGGCCGCCCAGCCTGACAGCCTGAAGCCCTACGCCGAGGACATCTGGGCCCTGCTGTTCCAGCGCTGCGAGGGCGCCGAGGAGGGCACCCGGGGGGTGGTGGCCGAGTGCCTCGGGAAGCTGGTCCTTGTGAaccctcctttcctcctgccGCGGCTCCGGAAGCAACTTGCTGCAG GTCAGCCACACACCCGCTGCACTGTCATCACAGCCCTCAAGTTCCTCATCTCGGACCAGCCGCACCCCATCGACCCCATCCTGAAGACCTTCGTTG GAGAGTTCATGGAGAGCCTGCAGGACCCAGACCTGAATGTGCGCCGGGCCACCCTGGCTTTCTTCAACTCCGCCGTGCACAACAAGCCCTCACTGGTCCGCGACCTGCTGGACGACATCCTGCCCCTCCTCTACCAGGAGACGAAGATCCGCCGGGACCTCATCCGAGAG GTGGAGATGGGGCCCTTTAAGCACACGGTGGACGATGGGCTGGATGTGCGGAAGGCAGCCTTCGAGTGCATGTACTCGCTGCTCGAGAGCTGCCTGGGCCAGCTGGACATCTGCGAGTTCCTGAACCACGTGGAGGACGGCCTGAAGGACCACTACGACATCCGG ATGCTGACCTTCATCATGCTCGCCCGACTAGCTACCCTGTGTCCTGTGCCTGTCCTGCAGAGGGTGGACCGGCTCATCGAGCCCCTCAGGGCCACCTGTACCGCTAAG GTCAAAGCTGGTTCTGTGAAACAGGAGTTTGAGAAGCAAGATGAACTGAAGCGCTCCGCGATGAGGGCAGTGGCCGCCCTGCTGACCATCCCAGAAGTGGGGAAGAGCCCCATCATGGCTGACTTCTCGTCCCAAATTCGATCCAACCCCGAGCTGGCCACCCTCTTTGAAAGCATCCAGAAGGATTCTGCTTCAGCCCCCAGCACAGACTCCATGGAGCTCAGCTag